The Saccharopolyspora gloriosae genome has a segment encoding these proteins:
- a CDS encoding helix-turn-helix transcriptional regulator → MSNSPRARALAAEVRKVRKDKGMSQGVLAEQLGWSIAKISRIETAQRGIGGPDLAAVLAALRVRGKRREQLLTMAEELGRPSWWEAMSGLSAHTRACIDAEQRATRLTELSLGYVPVLLQTRGYATAVCAVSGGSTGEIDERVNVRQVRQGILHKASPVELAAYLDESVLTRPVGGAAVTGGQLRHLLRCAQEPNITVRVLPTDLGVHAGLGGPFTFIEFSHDVATVLLESQDCGLLLDGPERVESFRDAVDDLNRVALDAAESRALIAGYAAKFEDHSVHQPT, encoded by the coding sequence ATGTCGAACTCTCCCCGCGCCCGAGCGTTAGCGGCCGAGGTCCGCAAGGTGCGCAAAGACAAAGGGATGTCCCAGGGAGTGCTCGCCGAACAGCTCGGCTGGAGCATCGCGAAGATCAGCCGGATCGAAACAGCGCAACGCGGCATCGGCGGACCGGATCTCGCGGCGGTGCTGGCGGCGCTGCGAGTGCGCGGCAAGCGCCGCGAGCAGTTGCTGACGATGGCCGAGGAACTGGGCAGACCGTCGTGGTGGGAGGCGATGTCCGGGCTTTCGGCGCACACCCGCGCCTGCATCGACGCGGAGCAGCGCGCGACGCGACTCACCGAACTCAGCCTCGGCTACGTGCCGGTGCTGTTGCAGACTCGCGGCTACGCCACGGCGGTCTGCGCGGTTTCCGGTGGCAGCACCGGGGAAATCGATGAGCGGGTCAACGTTCGCCAGGTGCGGCAAGGGATCCTGCACAAGGCCAGCCCGGTCGAACTCGCCGCCTACCTCGACGAGTCGGTGCTGACCCGTCCCGTCGGCGGCGCCGCCGTGACCGGCGGCCAGCTGCGGCACCTGCTGCGCTGCGCCCAGGAACCGAACATCACCGTGCGGGTGCTGCCCACGGACCTAGGAGTGCACGCGGGGCTCGGCGGCCCGTTCACGTTCATCGAGTTCAGCCATGACGTCGCGACGGTCCTGCTGGAAAGCCAGGACTGCGGCCTGCTGCTGGACGGCCCGGAACGAGTCGAGTCGTTCCGCGACGCGGTCGACGACCTCAATCGCGTAGCCCTCGACGCGGCCGAATCCAGAGCCCTCATCGCCGGTTATGCCGCGAAGTTCGAGGACCACTCCGTTCACCAGCCCACCTGA
- a CDS encoding trypsin-like serine protease, with translation MVAAPRRMARLAGAVAVALSAAATVGVSAAQAEPADVTPYIVGGQDADIADSPFVVALLTPDGQQFCGGSLVSETKVVTAAHCTTGSQPSEINVLSGQTEISGTGGTVSEVNDVWVHPEYTDATQGFDVSVLTLAAPVQEAPVELATADDAGYEPGTEATILGWGTTSEGGSTSDKLQQATVPVSSDADCSAGYPEYSPESMVCAGLPDGGVDACQGDSGGPIVAAGRLIGVTSWGEGCARPGKPGVYARVGAYNDVLTEQINS, from the coding sequence ATGGTCGCTGCCCCCCGTCGCATGGCCCGGCTCGCCGGAGCCGTCGCCGTCGCCCTCTCGGCCGCCGCCACCGTCGGCGTCTCGGCCGCGCAGGCCGAGCCGGCCGACGTCACCCCGTACATCGTCGGCGGCCAGGACGCCGACATCGCCGACAGCCCGTTCGTCGTCGCCCTCCTGACCCCGGACGGTCAGCAGTTCTGTGGCGGCTCCCTGGTCTCCGAGACCAAGGTCGTCACCGCCGCGCACTGCACCACCGGCTCGCAGCCCAGCGAGATCAACGTTCTCAGCGGGCAGACGGAGATCAGCGGCACCGGCGGCACCGTCTCCGAGGTCAACGACGTGTGGGTGCACCCCGAGTACACCGACGCGACGCAGGGCTTCGACGTCTCCGTGCTGACGCTCGCCGCGCCGGTCCAGGAAGCGCCCGTCGAGCTCGCCACGGCCGACGACGCCGGCTACGAGCCCGGCACCGAAGCCACCATCCTCGGCTGGGGCACCACCAGTGAGGGCGGCTCCACCTCCGACAAGCTCCAGCAGGCCACCGTGCCGGTCAGCTCCGACGCGGACTGCTCGGCGGGCTACCCCGAGTACAGCCCCGAGTCGATGGTCTGCGCCGGTCTGCCCGACGGCGGCGTTGACGCCTGCCAGGGCGACTCCGGTGGCCCGATCGTGGCCGCCGGCCGCCTCATCGGCGTCACCTCCTGGGGCGAAGGCTGCGCCCGCCCCGGCAAGCCCGGCGTTTACGCCCGCGTCGGCGCTTACAACGACGTGCTGACCGAGCAGATCAACAGCTGA
- a CDS encoding SMP-30/gluconolactonase/LRE family protein, translating into MHTTARAEQAVLADALFGHGPTWDAGTASLLWTDLRSRTVHRYAPDDTDHSMEVPQQVSAAKPRSRGGLLLHFDEGVALYAPDGERRTWLTFWARDGVRGGETTVDSCGRVWAHTVPEGERGDGWLIRVDAAGAASVVLNGIGAGNGLAWSPDDTVLYFADSATRRVDALTVDPVSGAASDRRPVFEVAGEPAGLCTDVEGCVWIAVRDSGEVRRYTPDGRLDRTVPLPSRRPTGCCFGGEDLTDLYITTAREGVADPTSADGAVLVLPNAGTGLRSHPFTG; encoded by the coding sequence GTGCACACCACCGCACGGGCCGAGCAGGCCGTGCTAGCCGACGCGCTGTTCGGGCACGGTCCCACCTGGGATGCGGGGACCGCGAGCCTGTTGTGGACCGATCTCCGGTCCCGCACCGTGCACCGCTACGCGCCCGACGACACCGACCACTCCATGGAGGTTCCGCAGCAGGTCAGCGCCGCGAAACCGCGGTCGCGCGGCGGGCTGCTGCTGCATTTCGACGAAGGCGTCGCGCTCTACGCCCCGGACGGCGAACGGCGCACCTGGCTCACCTTCTGGGCGCGCGACGGGGTCCGGGGCGGTGAGACCACCGTCGACTCCTGCGGGCGGGTGTGGGCGCACACCGTTCCCGAGGGCGAGCGCGGCGACGGCTGGCTGATCCGGGTCGATGCGGCAGGTGCGGCGAGCGTGGTGCTCAACGGGATCGGCGCGGGCAACGGGCTGGCGTGGAGCCCCGACGACACCGTCTTGTACTTCGCCGACAGCGCGACCCGGCGCGTCGATGCGCTCACCGTCGACCCCGTGTCCGGTGCGGCCTCCGACCGGCGCCCGGTGTTCGAGGTGGCCGGGGAGCCCGCGGGATTGTGCACCGACGTCGAGGGCTGCGTGTGGATCGCCGTGCGGGACAGCGGCGAGGTGCGTCGCTACACGCCGGACGGTCGCCTGGACCGGACGGTGCCGTTGCCGTCGCGGCGGCCGACGGGCTGCTGCTTCGGTGGTGAGGACCTCACCGATCTGTACATCACCACCGCCCGCGAAGGCGTCGCCGACCCCACCTCGGCCGACGGCGCGGTCCTGGTCCTGCCCAACGCCGGAACCGGCCTCCGCTCCCACCCCTTCACAGGCTGA
- a CDS encoding rhomboid family intramembrane serine protease — MTNQPERQRPRVLPQRPVRAAVQMTFMVAVLWALELWDQLNGEQLDQYGIVPHQVDGLDGVLWAPLLHGDIPHLMSNTVPLLVLGWLLLANGVRQFVAVTATVWIVAGLGTWLIASGSTVHIGASGVAFGWMVFLLVRGFFVRSFAQILVAVVLFFYWGGMLWGVLPTQPLISWQGHLCGALGGLFAAWLVARSTRDGAEKAAPGTLSA; from the coding sequence GTGACGAATCAGCCAGAACGGCAGCGACCGCGCGTCCTCCCGCAACGACCGGTTCGCGCGGCGGTGCAGATGACGTTCATGGTGGCGGTGCTGTGGGCTCTTGAGCTCTGGGATCAGCTGAACGGGGAGCAGCTGGACCAGTACGGGATCGTGCCGCACCAAGTCGACGGCCTGGACGGCGTCCTGTGGGCGCCGCTGCTGCACGGCGATATCCCGCACCTGATGTCGAACACGGTTCCGCTGCTGGTGCTGGGCTGGTTGCTGCTGGCCAACGGAGTGCGCCAATTCGTGGCGGTGACGGCGACGGTGTGGATCGTCGCGGGTCTCGGGACTTGGCTGATCGCGTCCGGCTCCACGGTCCACATCGGCGCGTCGGGCGTCGCCTTCGGCTGGATGGTGTTCCTGCTGGTGCGCGGTTTCTTCGTGCGCAGCTTCGCGCAGATCCTGGTGGCCGTGGTGCTGTTCTTCTACTGGGGCGGGATGTTGTGGGGCGTGCTGCCCACCCAGCCGCTGATCTCCTGGCAGGGTCACCTGTGCGGCGCGCTCGGCGGACTGTTCGCGGCGTGGCTGGTGGCGCGCAGCACTCGTGACGGAGCGGAGAAGGCCGCGCCTGGCACACTGTCGGCGTGA